CGGCATCGAGCGAAGTCGTCGGATCGCGCTCGGCCGTGGCCGCGACGATCTCCCGGGCGCGAGCGAGTGCAGCCCGTGCTCTGGCAGCGTGTTCGTCGTCGTCGGTGTCGTCCATGAAGCCGTGCCAGCCCACGTGGCCGGTGTTCTCGATGGTGTAGCCGGGGACCTGGGCGATCGCGTTGAACTCCCCGCGGACGCCCTCGACAGATGGCGTACCGCCCTTCATGAACTGGAGGACGTGAACGCGATAGCCGTGGCCGGCCGCGCGCAGACCCATCCCGAGGGCGGCCGTTGTCTTGCCTTTCCCGTCGCCCCACCACGCCTGGACCAGGCCGAATGCCTCGGGTGTGGCGGGTTCGATCGGCTCGGTGTCGGGCACCGCGTCTTGGTCGCTCGGCGCTGTCGGTTCGTCGGTCGTCGATGCCTCGTCTTCGGTAGTGTCTCGTGTCATCGTAATCGCTCCAGTAACGTATCGAACGCGCCACTCGCCGCGTGGACGTGGGCGTAGGTTCCCAGCGTCTCGTACTCGGTGAGTCCGTCCCGTCCGTCGGCGATACCCTCCC
The sequence above is drawn from the Halorhabdus sp. CBA1104 genome and encodes:
- a CDS encoding cob(I)yrinic acid a,c-diamide adenosyltransferase, with the translated sequence MTRDTTEDEASTTDEPTAPSDQDAVPDTEPIEPATPEAFGLVQAWWGDGKGKTTAALGMGLRAAGHGYRVHVLQFMKGGTPSVEGVRGEFNAIAQVPGYTIENTGHVGWHGFMDDTDDDEHAARARAALARAREIVAATAERDPTTSLDADGAQTTAFALDGEPTAGVHMLILDEVLYAANRGLIDPDDVLDLIDDTPEDLELVLTGGHEYPAYLEGAADLLSHVEKQAHPLEAGQPARKGTEY